A single window of Aquabacterium sp. OR-4 DNA harbors:
- a CDS encoding ATP-binding protein — protein MIHFPREALARELVAALRGQAVFGDAHNGLFLAAPRRTGKSTFLQADLQPALEAAGAVVAYVDLWADPRRDPGALVADAIARALAPRLGVVARSAKAAGLDSVTIAGALKIDVSKIGRIDGVTLPDALRALHEAAKAPVALIVDEAQHALTSEAGEATMSALKSARDQLNRPGTVNLMLVMSGSDRDKLLRLVNTNGAPFYGSQISRMPALGQDFIDHVSRLITAQRPALAPVQGATLLQAFERFGHRPQFFMEALGQALSPLSGLQGLRFEQAVLQAAQARQRDDEAQMASEFLALKPLEQAVLWRLLEMGQRFRPYDAEALRFYRDTAQAKVTVQQVQNALESLRNRHPALVWKSARGEYAVHDAAMHRWFEHCTADGHWPPPEPPGRLTTGEDGI, from the coding sequence GTGATCCACTTTCCCCGTGAGGCCCTGGCCCGGGAGCTGGTGGCGGCGTTGCGCGGCCAGGCGGTGTTCGGCGACGCGCACAACGGCCTGTTTCTGGCTGCGCCACGCCGCACGGGCAAGTCCACCTTCCTGCAGGCTGACCTGCAGCCGGCGCTGGAAGCGGCCGGCGCCGTGGTGGCCTATGTGGACTTGTGGGCCGACCCGCGGCGCGATCCCGGCGCACTGGTTGCCGATGCCATTGCCCGCGCCCTGGCGCCGCGCCTGGGCGTGGTGGCCCGCAGCGCCAAGGCGGCCGGGCTGGACAGCGTGACCATTGCCGGCGCGCTGAAGATCGATGTCAGCAAGATCGGCAGGATCGACGGCGTGACGCTGCCCGACGCCCTGCGCGCGCTGCACGAGGCCGCCAAGGCACCGGTGGCCCTGATCGTCGACGAGGCCCAGCATGCGCTGACCAGCGAGGCCGGTGAAGCCACGATGTCGGCGCTGAAGTCAGCCCGCGACCAGCTCAACCGCCCGGGCACGGTGAACCTGATGCTGGTGATGTCGGGCTCCGACCGGGACAAGCTGCTGCGCCTGGTCAACACCAACGGCGCCCCGTTCTATGGCTCGCAGATCTCGCGCATGCCAGCGCTGGGGCAGGATTTCATCGACCATGTGTCGCGCCTGATCACGGCGCAGCGGCCCGCGCTGGCGCCGGTGCAGGGCGCCACGCTGCTGCAGGCCTTCGAGCGCTTCGGCCACCGGCCGCAGTTCTTCATGGAGGCGCTGGGGCAGGCGCTGAGCCCGCTGTCGGGTCTGCAGGGCCTGCGCTTCGAGCAGGCGGTGCTGCAGGCCGCGCAGGCGCGCCAGCGCGACGACGAGGCGCAGATGGCATCGGAATTTCTGGCGCTCAAGCCCCTGGAGCAGGCCGTGTTGTGGCGTCTGCTGGAGATGGGCCAGCGCTTCAGGCCCTACGACGCCGAGGCGCTGCGCTTTTACCGGGACACGGCGCAGGCCAAGGTGACGGTGCAGCAGGTGCAGAACGCGCTGGAGTCACTGCGCAACCGCCACCCGGCGCTGGTCTGGAAGTCGGCCCGCGGCGAGTACGCCGTGCATGACGCGGCCATGCACCGCTGGTTCGAGCACTGCACGGCCGATGGCCACTGGCCGCCGCCAGAGCCGCCAGGCCGGCTGACCACGGGCGAAGACGGAATCTGA
- a CDS encoding efflux RND transporter periplasmic adaptor subunit: MSAVNANPLSLSLSLLLALAASVAPAPAWAQSRPALQPLPPAPPPLNAEGQPAPVPGLAPLPGTAPAPAPRPRGGGGGGGGGGHDCLVEPSLLVSVGSPVDGVLNEVLADRGDTVRKGQRLAQLQAGVEAAAVDLAEARVQYGRRKVARNEGLYQKQLISAQDKDEMETEARVHEEELKRDRENLKLRSIVSPLDGVVVERKLGGGDLVRADKSIVMKLAQLDPLHVEVVLPSEQYGAVRVGMNGRVNLSPLVSGSHSARVTVVDRVIDAASGTFGVRLQLDNPGYKIPAGIRCSVRFGG, from the coding sequence ATGAGCGCTGTGAACGCCAACCCCCTTTCGCTATCGCTGTCGCTGCTGCTGGCCCTGGCCGCCAGCGTGGCCCCGGCCCCGGCCTGGGCCCAGAGCCGGCCGGCCTTGCAGCCGCTGCCGCCGGCGCCGCCACCGCTCAACGCCGAGGGCCAGCCCGCGCCGGTGCCGGGCCTGGCGCCGCTGCCGGGCACTGCGCCGGCCCCGGCGCCGCGCCCGCGTGGCGGTGGTGGTGGTGGCGGTGGTGGTGGTCACGACTGCCTGGTCGAACCCTCGCTGCTGGTCAGCGTGGGCAGCCCGGTGGATGGCGTGCTGAACGAGGTGCTGGCCGACCGCGGCGACACGGTGCGCAAGGGCCAGCGCCTGGCCCAGCTGCAGGCCGGCGTGGAGGCCGCGGCGGTGGATCTGGCCGAGGCCCGCGTGCAGTACGGCCGGCGCAAGGTGGCGCGCAACGAAGGCCTCTACCAGAAGCAGCTGATCTCGGCGCAGGACAAGGACGAGATGGAGACCGAGGCCCGCGTGCACGAAGAAGAGCTCAAGCGCGACCGCGAGAACCTCAAGCTGCGCAGCATCGTCAGCCCGCTGGACGGCGTGGTGGTCGAGCGCAAGCTGGGCGGCGGCGACCTGGTGCGCGCCGACAAGTCCATCGTGATGAAGCTGGCCCAGCTCGACCCGCTGCATGTGGAGGTGGTGCTGCCGTCCGAGCAGTACGGTGCGGTGCGCGTGGGCATGAACGGCCGCGTCAACCTGTCACCGCTGGTGAGCGGCAGCCACAGCGCCCGCGTGACCGTGGTCGACCGCGTGATCGATGCCGCCAGCGGCACCTTCGGCGTGCGCCTGCAACTCGACAACCCGGGCTACAAGATCCCGGCGGGCATCCGCTGCAGCGTGCGGTTCGGCGGCTGA
- a CDS encoding preprotein translocase subunit SecA: MNLLQLDAPPYPEQAEAPDAGWLQARADALAGAVQRRWRAWGVRRGTVVARIRQHEPALDALSDAGLAEAARELGRALRRDGLQPALCARAFALAGVAAHRRLGKRPYDVQLLGGWVMLQGMVAEMNTGEGKTLTATLPACAMALAGVPVHVITVNDYLVTRDAVLMRPVYEALGLSVGVVTEDLQPPERQAAYACQVVYASNKTVVFDYLRDRLVLAGQTDALRLRVDQLAGAGARTRRLLLRGLSYAIVDEADSVLVDEARTPLIISAPAGDGGEAVLAQQGMQLARQLAEREDYRLALDTRQVSLTEAGRRSVARISQAWGGPWAGKLRRDELAVQALSALHLFHRDQHYLVRDDQVQIVDEYTGRVMADRSWERGLHQMIEAKEGCTVTAPKAPLARISYQRFFRRYLRLGGMTGTAQEVRGELGRVYGLPVVRIPTHRPPRREQRPERVLRSAEAKWQAIAQRVAELHARGAPVLLGTPSVAASERASAALAARGLPHQMLSAKQDADEAAVVAAAGQPGRITIATNMAGRGTDIALAPEALALGGLHVILSERHDSGRIDRQLAGRCARQGDPGVFEALLSLDDELLHQLGQRTPLGRLVAQLRRGAGSDAGALAVWLVRLAQRRVERAHSRVRQALLKSDRQVSRLLAFSGRPE; encoded by the coding sequence GTGAACCTGCTGCAGCTGGATGCGCCGCCCTACCCCGAGCAGGCCGAGGCGCCCGATGCCGGCTGGCTGCAGGCCCGCGCCGATGCGCTGGCCGGCGCCGTGCAGCGGCGCTGGCGCGCCTGGGGCGTGCGCCGCGGCACGGTGGTGGCGCGCATCCGCCAGCATGAGCCGGCACTGGATGCGCTGAGCGATGCCGGCCTGGCCGAGGCCGCACGCGAGCTGGGCCGCGCGCTGCGCCGCGACGGCCTGCAGCCCGCGCTGTGTGCGCGCGCCTTTGCGCTGGCCGGCGTCGCCGCGCACCGGCGCCTGGGCAAGCGGCCCTATGACGTGCAGCTGCTGGGCGGCTGGGTGATGCTGCAGGGCATGGTGGCCGAGATGAACACCGGCGAGGGCAAGACCCTCACCGCCACGTTGCCGGCCTGCGCCATGGCCCTGGCCGGCGTGCCGGTGCACGTGATCACGGTGAACGACTATCTGGTGACGCGCGACGCCGTGCTGATGCGCCCGGTCTACGAGGCCCTGGGCCTGAGCGTGGGCGTGGTCACCGAAGACCTGCAGCCGCCCGAGCGCCAGGCCGCCTATGCCTGCCAGGTGGTGTACGCCAGCAACAAGACCGTGGTCTTCGACTACCTGCGCGACCGCCTGGTGCTGGCCGGCCAGACCGATGCGCTGCGCCTGCGCGTTGACCAGCTGGCCGGCGCGGGCGCGCGCACCCGGCGCCTGCTGCTGCGCGGCCTGAGCTATGCCATCGTCGACGAGGCCGACAGCGTGCTGGTGGACGAGGCGCGCACGCCGCTGATCATCTCGGCCCCGGCCGGCGATGGTGGCGAGGCCGTGCTGGCCCAGCAGGGCATGCAGCTGGCACGCCAGCTGGCCGAGCGCGAGGATTACCGCCTGGCGCTCGACACACGCCAGGTCAGCCTGACCGAGGCCGGCCGGCGCAGCGTGGCGCGCATCAGCCAGGCCTGGGGCGGGCCGTGGGCCGGCAAGCTGCGCCGCGACGAGCTGGCGGTGCAGGCGCTCAGCGCGCTGCACCTGTTTCACCGCGACCAGCACTACCTGGTGCGCGACGACCAGGTGCAGATCGTCGACGAGTACACCGGCCGCGTGATGGCCGACCGCAGCTGGGAGCGCGGCCTGCACCAGATGATCGAGGCCAAGGAGGGCTGCACCGTCACCGCGCCCAAGGCGCCGCTGGCACGCATCAGCTACCAGCGCTTTTTTCGCCGCTACCTGCGCCTGGGTGGCATGACCGGCACCGCGCAGGAGGTGCGCGGCGAGCTGGGCCGCGTCTACGGCCTGCCGGTGGTGCGCATCCCCACCCACCGCCCGCCGCGCCGCGAGCAGCGGCCCGAGCGCGTGCTGCGCAGCGCCGAGGCCAAGTGGCAGGCCATTGCCCAGCGCGTGGCCGAGCTGCATGCGCGGGGCGCGCCGGTGCTGCTGGGCACGCCCTCGGTGGCGGCGTCCGAGCGGGCCAGCGCCGCGCTGGCCGCGCGCGGCCTGCCGCACCAGATGCTCAGCGCCAAGCAGGACGCCGACGAGGCCGCCGTGGTGGCCGCCGCCGGCCAGCCCGGGCGCATCACCATCGCCACCAACATGGCCGGCCGCGGCACCGACATCGCGCTGGCGCCCGAGGCGCTGGCGCTGGGCGGCCTGCACGTCATCCTGTCGGAGCGGCATGATTCCGGCCGCATCGACCGCCAGCTGGCCGGCCGCTGCGCGCGCCAGGGCGACCCCGGCGTGTTCGAGGCCCTGCTGTCGCTCGACGACGAGCTGCTGCACCAGCTGGGACAGCGCACGCCGCTGGGCCGCCTGGTGGCGCAGCTGCGCCGCGGCGCCGGCAGCGATGCCGGCGCGCTGGCCGTGTGGCTGGTGCGCCTGGCCCAGCGCCGGGTCGAGCGGGCGCATTCGCGGGTGCGCCAGGCCCTGCTCAAATCCGACCGCCAGGTCAGCCGGCTGCTGGCCTTTTCAGGACGACCCGAATGA